Proteins from one Camelina sativa cultivar DH55 chromosome 8, Cs, whole genome shotgun sequence genomic window:
- the LOC104708528 gene encoding uncharacterized protein LOC104708528 has protein sequence MRKLCPNYNLEDGLETVLEVPMPEELFAASKTKPGWNQMKSYWSKPTATATGTATATNMTRLFGGRNAEIQLLLGVVGAPLIPLPVQPDHHNDYENPIHKDIKDQPLEMSMAQYIVKQYIAAVGGDRALNAVESMYAMGKVRMTASEFCTGEGSLNSKMVKARSIKSGGGEVGGFVLWQKGIELWCLELVVSGCKISAGSDAKVAWRQTPWHPSHASRGPPRPLRRFLQGLDPKSTANLFARSVCMGEKKINDEDCFILKLDAEPSALKARSSSNVEIIRHTVWGCFSQRTGLLIQLEDSHLLRIKAQDDNSIFWETTMESLIQDYRTIDGIQVAHAGKSSVSLFRFGENSDNHSRTRMEETWEIEEMDFNIKGLSMDCFLPPSDLKKDDDEEEEVECGLAANNEKLPMKIRSASLRISSSKILAIVEEEEDESEVTEET, from the exons ATGAGGAAACTATGTCCAAATTACAACCTCGAAGACGGGTTAGAAACCGTCCTCGAGGTTCCAATGCCTGAGGAGTTGTTTGCTGCGTCCAAGACAAAACCAGGATGGAACCAAATGAAGTCTTACTGGTCAAAACCTACCGCGACCGCAACCGGAACGGCAACAGCCACAAACATGACAAGACTCTTTGGTGGTCGTAACGCAGAGATCCAGCTCCTTCTTGGAGTCGTTGGAGCTCCTTTGATCCCTCTCCCCGTTCAGCCTGACCACCATAACGATTACGAGAACCCCATCCACaaagacatcaaagatcaacctCTC GAGATGTCGATGGCACAATACATAGTGAAGCAATACATAGCGGCGGTAGGAGGCGATCGTGCGTTAAACGCGGTAGAGAGCATGTACGCGATGGGAAAAGTGAGGATGACGGCATCAGAGTTTTGCACAGGAGAAGGAAGCTTGAACAGCAAAATGGTGAAGGCGAGGAGTATAAAGAGCGGAGGAGGAGAAGTGGGAGGCTTTGTGTTGTGGCAGAAGGGGATAGAGTTATGGTGTCTTGAGCTAGTCGTCTCAGGCTGCAAAATCAGTGCCGGTAGTGACGCCAAAGTCGCTTGGAGACAAACTCCTTGGCATCCTTCTCATGCCTCTCGTGGTCCTCCTAGACCATTGCGACGTTTCCTCCAG GGTCTTGATCCAAAATCAACGGCTAATCTATTCGCAAGATCGGTATGCatgggagagaagaagataaatgacGAAGACTGTTTCATACTCAAACTAGACGCAGAGCCATCAGCACTCAAGGCGAGAAGCAGCAGCAATGTAGAGATCATACGTCACACTGTGTGGGGATGTTTCAGCCAGAGGACAGGTCTTCTGATCCAACTTGAAGACTCTCACCTtctaagaatcaaagctcaagACGATAACAGCATCTTCTGGGAGACAACAATGGAGTCTCTGATCCAAGATTACAGGACCATTGATGGTATCCAGGTTGCACACGCTGGCAAAAgctctgtttctctgtttcgGTTTGGTGAGAACTCGGATAACCACTCGAGGACTCGGATGGAAGAGACTTGGGAGATTGAGGAAATGGATTTTAACATCAAAGGTTTGTCTATGGATTGTTTCTTACCGCCTTCTGATCTCAAGAAggatgatgacgaagaagaagaagtcgaatGTGGTTTAGCTGCTAACAATGAGAAGCTGCCTATGAAGATCCGGAGCGCTTCTTTGAGGATTAGTTCCTCTAAGATCCTAGCAATtgtcgaagaagaggaagatgaatcaGAGGTCACTGAAGAGACATAA
- the LOC104708527 gene encoding uncharacterized protein LOC104708527: MESVQPPHLETLVSVQVIHGGSNEDGEPPRRSSVAVEVKEGEIVVKDEDRRSNASVCSVEVDLELGGLPEKALQSERDCRICHMSLDAANLESGVPIELGCSCKADLAAAHNHCAETWFKIKGNKICEVCGSIAGNVVGTVEVESEESLNEANGVVVNQALRTSGPRLAEARSFWQGHRFLNFLLACMVFAFVISWLFHFNVPST, encoded by the exons ATGGAATCTGTGCAGCCACCACATCTCGAGACCCTTGTCTCTGTTCAAGTAATCCATGGTGGCTCCAACGAAGACGGAGAGCCTCCTCGTAGGAGCTCCGTTGCGGTGGAGGTGAAGGAAGGAGAGATAGTAGTCAAGGATGAAGACAGGAGATCAAATGCGTCGGTGTGTTCGGTGGAAGTAGATCTGGAGCTTGGAGGATTGCCTGAGAAAGCCTTGCAATCTGAGAGAGATTGTAGGATTTGTCACATGAGCTTAGATGCAGCGAATCTTGAATCTGGTGTTCCCATTGAGCTTGGTTGTTCTTGTAAAGCTGATCTCGCTGCTGCTCATAACCACTGTGCTGAGACTTGGTTCAAGATCAAAGGAAACAA AATCTGTGAAGTATGCGGGTCGATTGCTGGTAATGTTGTTGGGACTGTTGAGGTGGAGTCTGAGGAAAGTCTTAATGAAGCAAATGGTGTAGTAGTGAATCAAGCTCTGAGAACATCTGGTCCACGATTGGCTGAAGCTAGAAGCTTCTGGCAAGGACATCGGTTCTTGAATTTCCTTTTAGCTTGTATGGTCTTTGCCTTTGTGATCTCATGGCTCTTCCACTTCAATGTCCCCTCTACATAG
- the LOC104709924 gene encoding zinc finger BED domain-containing protein DAYSLEEPER-like: protein MDKSLSLCDDNYIVSDTEWDRHMLEEKNNLVEDENNLVEDESLMGESSHAQVKRAGLVMDVTKRWNSTHLMLSRAIQFKDVLRNLAEVEPSYKWFPSELEWSRAELICEFLRPFDEITKIVSGSKYPTVNLYFMQVWKIESWLEVHAISEDETICEMVDTMKRKFDKYWKNYSDILAIAAVLDPRLKFTCLEYCFSTLDPSTSKSKLDHIRKKIEKLYGVYKKNPVNTAATSQVMEDNLPSGYGGFYAFVSQKAGTGKSALDMYLDEPALDMVAFQSLDVLKYWKDNAARFKELSRMACDVLCIPITTVSSESSFSVGSQVLNKYRNRLLPSNVQALICARNWLRGFEEISGSEFFEEDKEEEEGET, encoded by the exons ATGGACAAATCACTGAGCTTGTGTGATGATAACTACATCGTGAGTGATACTGAATGGGATCGACATATgctggaagaaaaaaacaatctgGTGGAAGATGAAAACAATCTGGTGGAAGATGAATCTCTCATGGGTGAATCATCTCATGCTCAAGTGAAAAGAG CTGGTCTTGTTATGGATGTGACAAAACGTTGGAACTCAACCCATCTAATGTTGTCTAGAGCGATCCAATTTAAAGATGTGCTGCGTAATCTTGCTGAAGTGGAGCCGAGTTATAAGTGGTTTCCGTCTGAATTGGAGTGGTCTAGAGCAGAGCTTATATGCGAGTTCTTGAGGCCATttgatgaaataacaaaaattgtttCAGGCTCTAAATATCCTACTGTGAATCTGTACTTTATGCAAGTTTGGAAAATTGAAAGTTGGCTTGAAGTTCATGCAATATCTGAGGATGAGACCATTTGTGAAATGGTGGACACCATGAAGCGGAAGTTTGACAAATATTGGAAAAACTACAGTGATATACTTGCGATTGCTGCTGTTTTGGATCCAAGGTTGAAGTTCACTTGTTTAGAATACTGCTTTAGCACTTTAGATCCATCAACTAGCAAGTCTAAGTTGGATCACATCCGCAAGAAGATAGAAAAGCTGTATGGAGTTTATAAGAAGAATCCTGTGAACACCGCTGCAACTTCACAAGTTATGGAGGATAACCTACCATCTGGATATGGT GGCTTTTATGCATTTGTTTCTCAAAAAGCTGGAACAGGAAAATCGGCTTTAGATATGTACTTGGATGAACCAGCTTTGGATATGGTTGCGTTTCAGAGTTTGGATGTCTTGAAGTATTGGAAAGATAATGCAGCACGTTTTAAAGAGTTATCTCGCATGGCATGTGATGTACTTTGTATTCCTATAACAACAGTGTCTTCCGAGTCATCATTTAGTGTGGGAAGTCAAGTTCTAAACAAGTACAGGAACCGTCTACTTCCATCTAATGTGCAAGCACTTATCTGTGCAAGAAACTGGTTAAGAGGTTTTGAGGAAATTA GTGGATCCGAGTTTTTTgaggaagataaagaagaagaagaaggagaaacatga
- the LOC104708529 gene encoding probable sugar phosphate/phosphate translocator At5g05820 — protein sequence MKMATNGRFFTIGLVTSWYSSNIGVLLLNKYLLSNYGFKYPIFLTMCHMTACSLLSYVAIAWLKMVPMQTIRSRVQFFKISALSLVFCVSVVFGNISLRFLPVSFNQAIGATTPFFTAVFAYLMTLKREAWLTYFTLVPVVTGVVIASGGEPSFHLFGFLMCIAATAARALKSVLQGILLSSEGEKLNSMNLLLYMAPIAVVFLLPATLIMEKNVVGITIALARDDFRIVWYLLFNSALAYFVNLTNFLVTKHTSALTLQVLGNAKGAVAVVVSILIFKNPVSVTGMLGYSLTVCGVILYSEAKKRSK from the exons ATGAAGATGGCGACGAATGGTCGGTTTTTCACAATCGGGCTAGTAACGTCTTGGTACTCATCCAACATTGGAGTATTGTTGCTGAACAAGTACTTGCTCAGCAACTACGGTTTCAAATACCCAATCTTTCTCACCATGTGTCACATGACTGCTTGTTCCCTGCTCAGCTACGTCGCCATTGCTTGGTTGAAGATGGTTCCGATGCAGACCATTCGATCCCGTGTTCAGTTCTTCAAGATCTCTGCTTTAAGCCTCGTTTTTTGTGTGTCGGTGGTCTTTGGGAACATCTCTCTTCGGTTTCTCCCTGTTTCCTTTAACCAGGCCATTGGTGCTACGACGCCGTTTTTCACGGCCGTGTTTGCTTACTTGATGACCCTTAAGCGGGAGGCTTGGTTGACTTACTTCACTCTCGTCCCTGTTGTCACCGGTGTTGTTATTGCTAGTGGG GGTGAGCCAAGCTTTCACCTGTTTGGATTCCTTATGTGCATTGCAGCCACAGCTGCGAGAGCACTTAAATCAGTGCTTCAAGGAATTTTACTTTCTTCTGAAGG GGAAAAGCTCAACTCCATGAATCTCCTCCTTTACATGGCTCCAATAGCTGTCGTGTTCCTTCTGCCTGCTACTCTTATCATGGAGAAAAATGTTGTCGGCATTACAATTGCACTTGCAAGAGATGATTTCAGGATCGTTTGGTATCTTCTATTCAATTCAGCGCTCGCCTATTTCGTCAACTTGACTAATTTCTTAGTCACGAAACACACTAGCGCCCTCACTCTGCAG GTGCTAGGAAACGCCAAAGGAGCTGTAGCAGTGGTGGTCTCCATTCTAATCTTTAAGAATCCGGTTTCAGTAACAGGAATGCTGGGTTACTCCCTCACCGTCTGTGGAGTGATCCTCTACAGCGAAGCCAAGAAACGAAGCAAATGA
- the LOC104708530 gene encoding RING-H2 finger protein ATL43-like, producing the protein MSSTLLLLLLSLLSLFLNVSLADNHTAVVITNSNTTSPLPPPLHNLTSSFMPGIAVVIAVLTAFFSLTFLLLLYVKHCKRRNDGVYSNHQQRFAVSRYGGGYYAGGVVLGRKNSGIDRSVIESLPVFRFGALSGQKDGLECAVCLARFEPTEVLRLLPKCKHAFHVECVDTWLDAHSTCPLCRYRVDPEDILLISDCNSWFELRFSTNRQQEESNSTGLTRFIPVISRISGRHSSAGERASRRLNEIRASSASSKTNPAQFRRSLDSSLKVNNSGEEKSETVAVNCLDRLQRKDGLLLVPNRESFEGRFEHRIIISGGNRDDQRWSEVRPSDLLYLRSEMILSECKKLATAEGGRDVINGRSVSELTSIERRRRWGGEPRQRQATAVISRWLAWSHRASASSVV; encoded by the coding sequence ATGTCTTCAACCTTGCTACTACTTCTGctctctcttctatctctcttCCTCAATGTCTCACTCGCAGACAATCACACGGCGGTTGTCATAACAAACTCAAACACTACGTCGCCACTTCCACCTCCACTTCATAACTTAACTTCCTCTTTCATGCCCGGAATCGCCGTTGTAATCGCCGTCCTCACCGCGTttttctctctcactttcttgCTCCTCCTCTACGTCAAACACTGTAAACGACGAAACGACGGCGTTTACAGTAACCACCAGCAGCGTTTCGCAGTCTCTAGATACGGAGGTGGGTATTACGCCGGAGGAGTTGTACTAGGGAGGAAAAATTCCGGTATAGACCGGTCCGTGATTGAGTCTTTAccggtttttcggtttggtgCGTTGAGCGGTCAGAAGGATGGTTTAGAGTGCGCCGTGTGTCTCGCTCGGTTCGAACCGACGGAAGTGCTGAGGTTACTCCCGAAATGTAAACACGCCTTCCACGTGGAGTGTGTTGACACGTGGCTCGACGCTCACTCCACTTGCCCGCTTTGCCGTTACCGGGTCGACCCGGAAGACATACTCTTGATCAGTGACTGTAACTCCTGGTTCGAGCTCCGTTTCTCTACTAACCGTCAACAAGAAGAATCTAACAGTACCGGTTTAACCCGGTTTATTCCGGTTATTAGTCGAATCTCCGGTCGTCATTCGTCAGCTGGCGAACGAGCGAGTCGACGACTCAACGAGATTAGAGCGTCGTCGGCGTCGTCCAAAACGAATCCGGCGCAGTTTCGGAGATCGCTCGATAGCTCTTTGAAAGTTAATAACTCCGGCGAGGAGAAATCGGAAACCGTCGCCGTGAACTGTTTGGATCGGTTACAGAGAAAAGACGGGTTGCTGTTGGTTCCGAATCGGGAGAGTTTCGAAGGGAGATTCGAGCACCGGATAATAATCTCCGGCGGGAATCGAGACGATCAGAGGTGGAGCGAGGTGAGGCCGTCGGATCTTTTGTATCTACGATCGGAGATGATACTTAGCGAATGTAAGAAGTTAGCTACGGCGGAGGGTGGCAGAGATGTAATTAACGGGAGAAGTGTATCGGAGTTAACGAGTATCGAGAGACGGAGGAGATGGGGAGGAGAGCCGAGACAACGACAAGCCACGGCGGTGATTTCGAGGTGGCTCGCTTGGTCCCATCGTGCCTCCGCTTCCAgcgttgtttaa
- the LOC104708532 gene encoding L10-interacting MYB domain-containing protein — MRPKAVWEPEYHRVFVELCVEQTLLGNKPGTHFTKEGWRNILSSFQEKTGAMYDRMQLKNHWDTMGRQWKIWRRLVESSYMSWDPETNTFGASDDDWAIYLQGNPDAGQYRLSVPPDLKKLEIIFAGRNVEVKDEGVLLTSVKKRRRSCYEEEDEDNQSMCSSSNPQTKGYWSPSTHELFLDLLVQETLKGNRPEAHFNKEGWKTILETINDNTGLAYTRAQLKNHWDCTRKAWKVWCQLVGASSMKWDPETRSFGATEEDWRIYIRENPKAGLFRHKEVPHAEQLAIIFNGVIEPGETYTPPSRLRKKLLYNRSESPQWNHPTPLSKHHIDEAETSRLNGGYAESRLQEDRIESETAQPLDAMKSMSDGMLQESPVCVEIESAKLMYSIGECIQRLDAMNEVEEGSELYLYALDLFLKREYREIFLELKKPSLRIAWLERLHSASLAVTTTT; from the exons atgaggccAAAAGCAGTGTGGGAGCCTGAATATCACAGAGTGTTTGTTGAGCTATGCGTGGAGCAAACATTGCTAGGGAATAAACCCGGGACACATTTTACGAAAGAAGGTTGGAGGAATATATTGTCATCGTTTCAGGAGAAGACAGGGGCAATGTACGATAGAATGCAGCTTAAAAACCATTGGGATACAATGGGCAGGCAATGGAAAATATGGCGTAGACTCGTTGAAAGCAGTTATATGAGTTGGGATCCTGAGACCAACACGTTTGGTGCGAGTGATGATGACTGGGCTATCTATTTACAG GGGAATCCTGATGCTGGACAGTATAGGTTGAGTGTTCCGCCAGATCTCAAGAAGCTAGAGATTATCTTTGCGGGTAGGAATGTAGAGGTCAAAGATGAGGGAGTTTTGCTTACAAGTGTAAAGAAGAGGCGAAGAAGTTGttacgaggaagaagatgaagataacCAAAGCATGTGTAGTTCATCTAACCCTCAAACAAAAGGATATTGGTCTCCATCTACACATGAGCTGTTTCTTGATCTGTTGGTTCAAGAGACTTTGAAAGGAAACAGACCCGAGGCACATTTTAACAAGGAAGGTTGGAAGACGATTCTTGAGACAATTAATGATAATACCGGCCTTGCTTATACAAGAGCGCAGCTTAAAAACCACTGGGATTGTACTAGGAAGGCTTGGAAGGTTTGGTGTCAACTCGTTGGAGCTAGTAGCATGAAATGGGATCCTGAGACTCGTAGTTTTGGTGCAACAGAAGAGGACTGGCGAATCTATATTCGG gaaaacccAAAAGCAGGACTATTCCGCCACAAGGAAGTTCCTCATGCTGAGCAACTAGCTATAATTTTCAACGGGGTTATAGAACCTGGAGAGACATACACTCCTCCTTCGCGTTTGCGCAAGAAGCTCCTCTACAATCGTTCTGAGTCACCACAATGGAATCACCCAACTCCATTATCAAAGCACCACATAGATGAAGCAGAAACCTCCAGGCTAAATGGTGGTTACGCAGAGTCTCGGTTGCAAGAAGATCGGATAGAAAGCGAAACCGCTCAACCGTTGGATGCCATGAAGTCAATGAGTGACGGTATGTTACAGGAAAGTCCAGTATGCGTTGAGATTGAATCGGCAAAGCTTATGTACAGCATTGGAGAATGCATTCAAAGACTTGACGCGATGAATGAGGTGGAAGAAGGTAGTGAGCTCTACTTGTATGCGTTGGATCTGTTTCTGAAGAGAGAGTATAGAGAGATATTCTTAGAGCTGAAGAAGCCGAGTTTGAGAATCGCATGGTTGGAGAGACTTCACTCTGCTTCGCTTGCTGTTACTACTACAACATAG
- the LOC104708533 gene encoding transcription factor DIVARICATA-like has translation METLHPLISHVPTSDHRFVVQEMMCLQSSSWTKEENKKFERALAVYADDTPDRWFKVADMIPGKTISDVMRQYSKLEEDLFDIEAGLVPIPGYRSAPCGFDDQLVSLRDFDAYRKLPNGAKGFDQDRRKGVPWTEEEHRRFLLGLLKYGKGDWRNISRNFVGSKTPTQVASHAQKYYQRQLSGAKDKRRPSIHDITTVNLLNANLSRPSSDQGCFVSEQAEPKQGFTHRDNAEERVMFLGQNLSSVRSPGDPATIKFAGADVYCDGGYTITRS, from the exons ATGGAGACTCTGCATCCACTAATCTCGCACGTGCCAACCTCTGACCACCGGTTCGTAGTTCAAGAGATGATGTGCTTGCAAAGCTCGAGCTGgactaaagaagagaacaagaagtTTGAGCGAGCCCTCGCTGTCTATGCTGATGATACGCCTGACCGCTGGTTCAAAGTTGCTGATATGATCCCTGGAAAGACCATATCTGATGTCATGAGGCAATACTCTAAGCTTGAAGAAGACCTCTTCGATATTGAAGCAGGACTTGTCCCAATCCCGGGTTACCGTTCTGCTCCATGTGGATTCGATGATCAGCTTGTGAGTCTGCGTGACTTTGATGCGTATCGTAAACTGCCTAATGGAGCCAAAGGTTTTGATCAAGATCGAAGGAAAGGAGTCCCATGGACGGAGGAAGAACATAG GAGGTTCTTGTTAGGGCTTCTGAAGTACGGGAAAGGAGATTGGAGAAACATATCGAGGAACTTTGTGGGATCAAAAACACCGACTCAGGTTGCAAGCCATGCCCAAAAGTACTACCAGAGACAGCTCTCCGGCGCCAAAGACAAACGTCGGCCTAGCATTCACGACATAACCACCGTCAATCTTCTGAACGCCAATCTCAGCCGTCCATCGTCTGATCAAGGCTGCTTCGTTTCAGAACAGGCCGAGCCGAAACAAGGGTTCACCCACAGAGATAATGCAGAGGAGAGAGTGATGTTTCTTGGCCAGAATCTTTCCTCGGTCAGGTCTCCCGGCGATCCTGCTACCATTAAGTTCGCTGGAGCAGATGTCTACTGTGATGGAGGTTACACAATCACAAGATCCTGA